DNA sequence from the Myxocyprinus asiaticus isolate MX2 ecotype Aquarium Trade chromosome 3, UBuf_Myxa_2, whole genome shotgun sequence genome:
tTATTTGAACAGAGTGTAAAGCAAGAAGATTAATTCATACTAATGTTGTTTGGCTTCAAGTGACATGCCAAACATATAacttgtaaaacaaaataaagactGGAATTGCAAGAATTGAAAACTGCATCCAAGCCCTGCATATGGACACAACACCAGCAAAAACCCACAGCTGCTTCTTTATCAAGCTTGGAGTGCCCTCTAGTGCCCTAACAGCTGCACTTTGCATTTGATCCTGTAGAGAATTGGTCTTCTATCACAAGATGATGCTGTGCTATATAAACAATGTTTATGAAAACATTGGAAAGATTTGAAACAAGACCTAACCCTGAATGTCATATGAACAATATCATACTAGTGCCATGATCAGCATGAAGCTATGCTTGTCAGTATGACCAATACAGCAAAGCTCTGCAGAGGGTGGTGCAAACTTCCCAACAcgtcattggaggtgagcttccctccctctagGACATCCACACCAGGTGGTGTATGAGGAAAGCTTGGAGGGTCATCAGAgattccagccacccgagccatggactgTTCTCGCTGCTAACTTCAGGCAgatggtatcgcagcatcaggtccCACACCAGCAGGATGCGGGACAGCTTCTATCTGCAGGCCACCAGACTGTTGAACTCAAACTAATAACATCACCACTGCATAACCCCACCCCATCTTCCCGTGCATTGCACTTTATAAGTTATCAGTTACACTGGTCTCAGACTGACCATGTTACACAGTAATGCATGTCTCATGTACTGCTCCGCACAGGCATACACGCCAGCATTGTAGACTGCACTATCATCATTAATCGGTGTCCCCTGGCACTCCATTTGCACTACTGTATACTACATTGCTCACCCTGCCCATGATCACCCTATCACGGTTGTTATTACGTATTGTTTTATGCACAATGTATATCTCATTAttctatatattcagtatattttatatattcatatttatatgttAGTCCTCGTGCACTGCACACTGTATATTATCCGTACATCAGTACTGTGTCTAAGTGTATATCGTATATGTAAATATTGTTCATACTGTAAATGCGTCTGTTGTGTATTTTGTGGTCTGATATTTGCCCACACTGCATAGTTGGTGAGCATCCACTCAAGATTTTCACACCTGTACTCTCGTGGATATGGTgttgtgacaataaagggatttgatttgattgatataAAACTGTGATAAACAGCATGAAATTCACCAGTCATGTGAGAGGGATTGTGGGATTTGCCAGCCATACTTCCTAGCATCTTTAACTGCAGTGCTGAGCAGAACCGCCTGATGCATAAGCTTCTTCGGAATACAACCAACATTCACACACGTGCCGCCAAGACCCATTTTTTGCCTTTGAGTGTAAAGaatataaagagaaaagaaactagattttacaggtgtacttttagtcttaaactttattttaattatatattaatataattatgcatattatatactctgcacccatctactgaggtactttaaCTTGGGAATTAACTTTCCTTGTGtatgaacatcatatttacgggcaaattggcgtcatttttttttttttttagacatttccgttgaagcaaagaattgtgggttgtgagtgcccacgaaggatacacctcatgcatcctccgaattcgaagtgtcctactcgcttttatgaaacgagacagcctcgatgacgtatccTTCCAACGAGACACAGCTCCCTTCTCACTCAGAGCGCTCCCTTTTGTTAAAGAgagtcatagcaaccatgttacgttccgtttccgtttgtcttacgaaggccgtctcgtttaaacgagacttgtttaaaggaggacgctcggtatactgcagccttcaaaggatgcgtcctacctagcacgcagtcTTCGAAACGAGACACCGCTATAGACTTTACAATTCAATGTTTCTTTGCTCATAATCTGTATTTCACTGGATTGTATGCCAATTTATGAGGACCTTATATATTGCCTGCATAAATATGTagcacataaacaaacaaactggaCATAATAATCTTGCTATCAAGTTAGGTAAACAAAGGGTAATGACATACAGAGCATAACTCCGAAAACACTTGGGGGAAATAACTTGCTAATAACATGTCGTTTTATTCACTAAGCCACACCAGTAAAGTTTCTTTAAGATATCAATTCGATTTTCAACCCGCCTCTACTAAAGGCAGCCATGCTGTCAGGAGGAAGGACCCCTGTCAGCCGTTATAGGTGTCTTAAAAGAtgcctgagtgaatgtgttttAACAGTACATTGCCTATTAAAAGTAAGGGTTATAACAAGATATTTTGTACGAGTCGTAGTTGAGTTCAACATGTATTTTATCAACTAAAAACAATGGTATAAATAGAATAAACAAGAATGCATCAAAATGACagacaaaataatataaattttaacttTTCTACTTGAACAAAGGTACATACACATAATGTCCTCGTTAACAAACTTATAGttatcatatttaaaataaaggaaACCATCAGAATCGGGGTGGAGCCGAATAAGATTGATAGGCAATCGGGCCAATCAAAATGCAGGCATGGTTTCTAGCTGCAAGCTGATTGGCTATAGCAGTGACTGCGCAGTTCAATTAACAATCACAATCAAGTAACTCTAGGGGGAGACAGACGCTCTACTCTCCTCGCTGCGTAGTTATTTCGCAAACGCTGTGACTCACCATGCCTGTGGATATTAATGAATGGACAGGTGCTCTAGCTCTCACTGAGGTGGAGGAGAAACCAGCCAAGCCTTTAACCGTCAGATATGGGGCTTTGGAAATTGACgcgctgggaaaagtcctcacaCCCACTCAGGTCAGATGCACGTGCATGCAGGAATTaggccagtgcctgtagccttgcaATGATTCTGCACCATGCATGACCTGCTAATACGAGTTTGCCAAAGAGAATGGTGGGTCACTTTCAATGCAAAATTGCTAAAATAAGAAGAAATGACTTTATGTGTGTTATTTTTTGCACTTGGATTTACTAAAGAGGTTTAAATGTAATGCACTACGTCTGCAGGTATGTAATGGAGACAAGAGTCATGCAGCCTAAGTTGTATCTTTCAAAAAATGGCACGATCACATGATCTGGTGTAGACACTCTTTTAACAACCTCGTGCAGAATTTACAACCATTTATTACAATTTGTCGAGAGCTGCACAGTAATAGGACGCAGcctaaaacaaacagaaaatgggTATAATAGAAATTAAGCCAAATGTGCATCTGTTATGGTAATGGCTTCTAGTGTTCTCAGTTGACAAAGTTGCAGAAAGGATAATGTGCATTCTATAATGTTTTATAGATTTAACACTACATATAATACAACATAAGTTATTAACGTTATAAAGGGCTGTTTAAGTGAACTGTAAAACAAGATACCTattttatttagcctatttattataGCCAAGAAAATattaatgtgcttttaaaataaagctttttaataagttatgttaacatgcattattattaacatttattgCGCATTATAAATGTatccttttattttgaattggCAATTCAAGTCTCAAGCAATTCTGTTATGAATTCAAGCTTATTTGCATCATCTGTTCTGTTTTGTAGGTGCAGAACCGCCCAACATCAGTTGAATGGGAGGGTTGTGACCCCAGTAAGCTATACACCTTGGTATTGACCGATCCAGATGCACCCAGCCGAAAAGACCCGAAATTTAGGTACGCTGCTGCAGTCATCCCTTAACCATATTAACATATTAGAACTTAAAAGGTAAACAGATGACTTGCTTGAAATTACATAATTAATGCTGCAGAATTTATATGATCTTATCAGCTTTGTAGAAAAGAGGCTTGCATTAAAATAGGTTTTGCATATGCTTTTCTGCAGGCCTGCATCGTTACATGTGGCTGGTTTATGAACAGTCAGGTAGTATCAGCTGTACTGAACCTGTTCTCACTAATCGCTCTGGAGACAACCGTGGAAAATTCAAGACCCGGAGTTTCTGTAAGAAGTATGGCCTCGGTGCTCTGGTCGCTGGGTCTTGCTATCGGGCAGAGTGGGATGACTACGTGCCCGAACTTTACGAACAGCTGGCTGGCAAATAAGGACCATTTATGCCACGGTTTATTCAGAACGAGTCCTGGCTCGGTTCAGATCTGATTTAGCCATTGCAAGAGATGAACTAAAGTAGAGGAAAGTTCATAGAACTAGATTTGTGAATTTTCTGGTCATCTTTTGCACTGTCTGAATAAAAATGGAACTGAGCAAGCATAGTTTCAGACTATGCCTTTATGTCAGATAACTTATGCTAGGTATTTGGCCTGCCTTCAGTTTAAAATTGCTGTCGAATAAGTTGAAATATAGACTGTGCACCTTAAAATCAAATTTGTCTTGTATCTGTGATGGCACCTTTAATAAATTGCTTGCAGTAATGCTTTCTTATGCACATTAGGATACAGGAAATTCACATCATGGGAAAAAAATTGTGAGGACCACTTTATTTACAAATAGAATTAAAAGCTCTGACAGAATCATGCCTCTTAACCTGAAAACAAATGTAAAGTGCATGCGACAGTAAAGCGTTTAATTCACTAATTTGACTTGTAGAAAATGCACAGCTGAGAATCAAACAGAAACCTGGATCATGAAATTAGCAAATGGAGGCAATTGAGAATTTCACCAGTGACTACAGGAGGGAAAGGGTGGTGAACCatttatgtgtatgtatgcatgtgtgtgtgtgtgtgtgtgtgtatatatatatatatatatacacacacacatacatatatatatatacacatacatatatataagaGATGGAAATTCAGTTAAAATGTAATAGGAAAATAAGTATAAGTTCTCCATAAAGCCTTCTGTACACAAAATACATGTCACTTCCCATTCAGCCCTTTGTGCAGGTACCACAAGTTAGGATTCACATATCTGTTATTCACATTGTGCACCTCAGCTGAGGTGGGTTATGGTATTGTACATATGAATGCAGTGGGTTCTCCCAAAAAAACCTGATTACCATAAGAATCTAAGAGTCACAGATGCAACTATCAAATATGTACATTGTTTCAATAAGCAAACTTTATCAAATTACTTaataaaagttactttttatttttcttgatgAATAAATACCAAATAGAGGTCCAAGCAGCAATAGGCAGgagactgcaaaaaaaaaaactaaagatcTCTAAAAAATTTGCTGAAATTACACAGCCTGTCAAaacaattagcaaaaaaaaaaaaaaaaaatgtgcatctgGATTAAAAGTTGCAATACAAACCCCCCCATtcatattgcttttctcttgaaACCTCTATTTTTAGTTACATCGAAAGTGTTACCATTGCACGAGAAAACATTGACATCAACACTGTGACAGCTTTAATCGTCTCATATataatactgatatatatatataaagagacaaCTAAGGACTTTATCCAGCATGTTATCTCATGACGTGTTCAGCAGAGGGCGCCAAACGTGTAAGACCTGTACAGGCATCAACCAAAAGGAGTGATGGGTCTGTCAGTAGCAAACAGCAGATTTGATCCATAAAAAGTGGACGACCAGGTGGGTAGGAGGATGGCAGAGTGTTAAGGTCTCATCTGTAATCATCTTTAGGGTAGTCCAAAGCACCCAGGTTATTAAAACCCATTCGAAGGCTTTCCATATCGAAGGCATCGATTTCTCTCTCCTGGCGGTCGAGCAGGTGCTTGATTCTGTCAGTGCGCTCTTTCTGAAGAGAAGCCAGCTCCTCCTCAATctgaaaaaacaaccaaaaatgtgcAAAAGCAGAAATTTGtcatttaataatttgtaatttatctTTAAATCTAAAGCAAGTCAAAAGTAcagttattacagggacaatcctccaGATCTTGATTAAGGGCACAATGGCAGATCATCCCTAatggggtttgaacctacaaccatTCGGTTACTAGTCAAGATCTGTCATCACAAGGTTACAACATACCAGAAATAAAGGCGATTTTGGTCTCTTTCTCCCATTCCAAAAATACCATATACCGAATATCTGCATTTGCTAATACCACTATGATATTACACAGAATAATAATGAGCACATCCGTTTCAGGCCAATTTATAATCCAAATAATGGGCCAAAGAAGCTTTCGGGAGTCCTATTGCTACTGTGTGCGCTATAGTGGCTTTGGATGATGTTGGTCTTGTTTTGTCCCCTAGACCTTTAAACAGGTCTGCAAATGTAATTTTGATGG
Encoded proteins:
- the LOC127425485 gene encoding phosphatidylethanolamine-binding protein 1-like, coding for MPVDINEWTGALALTEVEEKPAKPLTVRYGALEIDALGKVLTPTQVQNRPTSVEWEGCDPSKLYTLVLTDPDAPSRKDPKFRFCICFSAGLHRYMWLVYEQSGSISCTEPVLTNRSGDNRGKFKTRSFCKKYGLGALVAGSCYRAEWDDYVPELYEQLAGK